In Planctomicrobium piriforme, the following proteins share a genomic window:
- a CDS encoding PVC-type heme-binding CxxCH protein — protein MPRILPCLAAACSWFVAASASLIAAEPVPLNKGDKIVVIGNTTAERLQYFNNFETLLHARFPEKELVFRNLGFSGDTIDVRLRSQDFPDHGHTLIDHQPQVIFAFFGFNESFAGPNGVAAFETNLAKFLADLKQLKYPVQNYPRGSSKPNVQDKQGEVKQTPRIVLFSPIANEDLTSHKVPAATLNNKNIELYTAAMKKVADQAQVTFIDLYTPTKALLDDPKTELTINGCHLSEEGDAAFAKVLDKALFGEGKAIDPALAASVKKEVAEKNKQFFYDYRAVNGFYIYGGRKKPFGVVNFPGEFAKLRKMIEVRDHRVWEAAQGKQLPEKIDDSKTGDLLTIETNFTKEVKIIPPEESQKLFTVADGFEVSLYASEVQFPELQNPVSFTFDAAGRIWVTTNASYPQYLPGEPVDDKILILSDTNNDGKADKQQIFAEGLYLPIGIELADGGAYVSQQPNMMFLKDTNGDEKADIYKHVLHGLDTGDSHHAVHAFEWGPGGELYFSEGTFHHSQIESPYGLTRSANAAVYRYDPKSEKFSNYVAYEFANPWGHVFDQWGQNFVADASGGNNYVAAPFSGSVDFPRKHPGMKDFLVKQWRPTCGCELVSSRNFPEEMQGDFLLNNCIGFQGVLQYRIREEGSGYFADPVAPLLRSADPNFRPVDLQFGPDGALYVLDWYNPLVGHMQHSIRDPNRSKIHGRIWKISNTKKPLNDPPSIAGQPIQRLLYLLTAYEDRTRYRVRRELRDRDPKKVLAAVDQWLGGIEKSDPKLEHHQLEAFWVKQQHNVLDEALLKQLLTAKDGHVRAAAVRAVSYAKDRLPEPLAILQTAINDEHPRVRLEAIRALSFYDNQAALDVSVEALLHEQDDYLEYAFKETQETLQRRVDAQTKAAPAVSGK, from the coding sequence ATGCCGAGAATTCTGCCTTGCCTCGCCGCTGCCTGCTCCTGGTTTGTGGCGGCATCCGCCAGCCTGATCGCCGCCGAACCGGTCCCTCTTAATAAAGGGGACAAGATCGTCGTCATCGGGAATACGACGGCCGAACGCCTGCAGTATTTCAACAACTTCGAAACCCTGCTGCACGCCCGGTTTCCCGAAAAAGAGCTGGTCTTTCGTAACCTCGGTTTCTCCGGCGACACGATCGACGTCCGCCTGCGTTCTCAGGATTTTCCCGACCACGGCCACACGCTGATCGACCACCAGCCGCAGGTGATCTTCGCATTCTTTGGCTTCAACGAATCATTCGCCGGCCCGAACGGCGTGGCGGCCTTCGAGACGAATCTCGCCAAGTTTCTCGCCGATCTGAAGCAACTCAAGTATCCGGTACAGAACTACCCTCGCGGCAGCTCGAAGCCGAACGTGCAGGACAAGCAGGGGGAAGTGAAGCAGACCCCGCGGATCGTGCTGTTCTCTCCGATCGCCAACGAAGACCTCACCAGCCACAAGGTGCCCGCGGCGACGCTCAATAACAAGAACATCGAGCTGTACACCGCTGCGATGAAGAAAGTCGCCGACCAGGCGCAGGTGACCTTCATCGATCTCTACACGCCGACCAAGGCGCTGCTGGACGATCCCAAAACCGAACTGACGATCAACGGCTGTCATCTCTCGGAAGAAGGGGATGCCGCGTTCGCCAAAGTACTCGACAAGGCGCTCTTCGGCGAAGGCAAAGCCATCGATCCCGCACTCGCTGCCAGCGTGAAGAAAGAAGTCGCCGAGAAGAACAAGCAGTTCTTCTACGACTATCGCGCTGTCAACGGGTTCTACATCTACGGCGGCCGCAAGAAGCCATTCGGCGTCGTCAACTTCCCAGGCGAGTTCGCCAAGCTGCGAAAGATGATCGAGGTTCGCGACCACCGCGTCTGGGAAGCGGCCCAGGGGAAGCAACTGCCTGAGAAAATCGACGACTCGAAGACCGGCGATCTGCTGACGATCGAAACAAACTTCACCAAGGAAGTGAAGATCATCCCGCCGGAGGAATCGCAGAAGCTGTTCACCGTGGCCGATGGCTTCGAAGTGAGCCTGTACGCTTCGGAAGTGCAGTTCCCCGAGTTGCAGAACCCGGTGTCGTTCACGTTCGACGCGGCTGGCCGCATCTGGGTGACGACCAACGCCTCATATCCGCAATACCTGCCAGGCGAACCGGTCGATGACAAGATCCTGATTCTGTCCGACACCAACAATGACGGCAAAGCCGACAAGCAGCAGATCTTCGCGGAAGGGCTGTACCTGCCGATCGGGATTGAGCTGGCCGACGGCGGGGCTTATGTCTCGCAGCAGCCGAACATGATGTTCCTCAAGGACACCAACGGCGATGAGAAGGCCGATATCTACAAGCACGTTCTCCATGGCCTCGACACTGGCGATTCGCATCATGCCGTGCATGCCTTTGAATGGGGGCCGGGCGGTGAACTGTATTTCTCGGAAGGGACGTTCCATCACTCGCAGATCGAATCCCCTTACGGCCTGACCCGATCCGCCAATGCCGCGGTCTATCGTTACGACCCCAAGTCGGAGAAATTCAGCAACTACGTCGCCTACGAGTTCGCCAACCCCTGGGGACACGTCTTCGATCAGTGGGGGCAGAACTTCGTCGCCGACGCCTCAGGCGGGAACAACTACGTTGCCGCACCGTTCTCCGGTAGCGTCGATTTCCCCCGCAAGCACCCCGGGATGAAAGACTTTCTCGTCAAACAGTGGCGGCCCACCTGCGGCTGCGAACTGGTGTCGAGCAGAAACTTCCCTGAGGAAATGCAGGGAGACTTCCTGCTGAACAACTGCATTGGCTTCCAGGGAGTGCTGCAATACCGCATTCGTGAAGAAGGTTCTGGCTACTTCGCCGATCCGGTCGCGCCGCTGCTCCGCTCGGCCGACCCGAACTTCCGTCCGGTGGACCTGCAGTTCGGTCCCGATGGAGCGCTGTATGTGCTGGACTGGTACAACCCGCTGGTCGGCCACATGCAGCACTCGATTCGCGATCCCAACCGCAGCAAGATTCACGGCCGTATCTGGAAGATCTCGAACACCAAGAAGCCGCTCAACGATCCCCCCAGCATTGCCGGCCAGCCGATCCAACGGCTGCTGTACCTGTTGACCGCTTATGAAGACCGCACCCGTTATCGCGTCCGCCGCGAACTCCGCGATCGCGACCCGAAGAAGGTGCTGGCGGCGGTCGATCAATGGCTGGGAGGCATCGAAAAGTCCGACCCGAAGCTTGAGCATCATCAGCTCGAAGCCTTCTGGGTAAAGCAGCAGCACAACGTGCTCGATGAAGCTCTGCTGAAGCAGTTGCTCACCGCGAAAGACGGCCATGTCCGTGCCGCCGCCGTTCGGGCCGTGAGCTACGCCAAAGACCGCCTGCCAGAGCCACTGGCCATTCTGCAAACGGCGATCAACGACGAGCATCCCCGTGTGCGACTGGAAGCGATTCGAGCATTGAGCTTCTACGACAACCAGGCTGCACTCGACGTCTCGGTAGAAGCCCTGCTGCACGAGCAGGATGATTATCTCGAGTACGCCTTCAAGGAAACTCAGGAAACCCTGCAACGCCGCGTCGACGCCCAGACCAAAGCCGCCCCGGCGGTGTCAGGCAAGTAG
- a CDS encoding alpha/beta fold hydrolase codes for MNQQVKMPGVVLNYRDVGQGEPLLFVHGFPLDCTMWQAQIDFFSKTHRCLAVDLRGFGRSSVRPGTVTMEIMADDLASFLDAIRVQGPVTLCGLSMGGYVAWQFWKRYPFKLSRLIMCDTRAIADTEEGAQQRLQTADKVEREGAAFLADSMLPKLYCEASVKSRPELIESARNVILTNSTSGIAAAARGMAARPDVTSWLPKIKVPTLLITGEHDAISSVAEMKTIANALPDARHAVIPHAGHMAPQEQPQATNAAIQKFLGETAK; via the coding sequence ATGAACCAGCAAGTGAAAATGCCCGGCGTGGTGCTCAATTATCGCGACGTCGGTCAGGGAGAGCCGCTGCTGTTTGTGCATGGCTTTCCCCTAGATTGTACGATGTGGCAGGCACAAATCGATTTCTTCTCGAAAACGCATCGTTGCCTGGCGGTCGACCTGCGGGGCTTCGGTCGCAGCTCGGTCCGGCCTGGCACGGTGACGATGGAGATCATGGCTGATGACCTCGCCAGCTTCCTCGACGCGATCCGCGTTCAAGGGCCCGTGACGCTCTGCGGGCTGTCGATGGGGGGCTATGTCGCCTGGCAATTCTGGAAACGCTATCCCTTCAAGCTCTCCCGACTGATCATGTGCGACACTCGGGCGATTGCCGACACCGAAGAGGGCGCTCAACAGCGGTTGCAAACCGCCGACAAAGTCGAGCGGGAAGGGGCGGCGTTCCTCGCCGACTCGATGCTCCCCAAGCTCTATTGTGAAGCCAGCGTCAAATCCCGACCCGAGCTGATCGAGTCGGCTCGAAATGTGATTCTCACAAACTCCACCTCAGGCATCGCCGCCGCGGCACGCGGGATGGCCGCCCGACCGGACGTGACAAGCTGGCTTCCCAAGATCAAGGTACCGACATTGCTGATCACCGGCGAACACGACGCGATCTCCAGCGTGGCCGAGATGAAAACCATCGCTAACGCCCTGCCAGACGCCCGTCACGCGGTCATCCCCCACGCCGGCCACATGGCCCCGCAGGAACAACCGCAAGCGACGAATGCCGCGATCCAGAAGTTCCTGGGTGAGACGGCGAAGTGA
- a CDS encoding histone deacetylase family protein: MRLFYTDEFVLPLPDGHKFPMSRYRLLRDRLVEQQIASPEQLFVPEAAEFSDLCRVHTTDYVTRIFAGELQPDEQRRIGFPWSTQMVERSRRSVGATLCAARYALRSGLGVNLAGGTHHAFADRGGGYCVFNDVAVTIRTLQAQGLIQRAVVIDCDIHQGDGTAALFAGDESVFTFSMHAQKAYPARKQQSDLDLPLLPGTGDADYLSALQQGLEQTWRHGPYDIAFYLAGADPFVGDRLGGLALTKSGLAERDRLVATSCREHQLPLVIAMAGGYADDVRDIVEIQARTIQIAGEVYNWDGREKDECGSS; encoded by the coding sequence ATGCGTCTGTTTTACACTGACGAGTTCGTTCTGCCACTCCCTGACGGGCACAAGTTTCCAATGTCGCGGTATCGGCTGCTCCGCGACCGGCTGGTCGAGCAGCAGATTGCCTCTCCGGAACAGCTCTTTGTGCCAGAGGCCGCCGAGTTTTCCGACCTGTGCCGAGTGCATACCACGGATTATGTGACTCGCATCTTCGCGGGCGAATTGCAGCCTGACGAACAGCGGCGCATCGGCTTTCCGTGGAGCACTCAGATGGTCGAGCGGTCGCGACGTTCAGTGGGGGCCACGTTGTGTGCAGCGCGATATGCCCTGCGCTCTGGTCTCGGAGTCAATCTGGCGGGAGGCACGCATCACGCCTTTGCCGACCGCGGCGGCGGGTATTGTGTGTTCAACGATGTCGCCGTCACCATTCGCACTCTACAGGCTCAAGGTCTGATTCAACGGGCCGTGGTGATCGACTGCGACATCCATCAGGGAGACGGCACTGCGGCACTGTTCGCAGGTGACGAGTCGGTCTTCACTTTTTCCATGCACGCCCAGAAGGCCTACCCGGCGCGAAAACAGCAGAGTGATCTCGATCTCCCGCTCCTGCCGGGAACCGGTGACGCAGATTACCTGTCAGCGCTCCAACAAGGACTCGAACAAACGTGGCGCCACGGCCCATATGACATCGCCTTCTATCTGGCGGGCGCCGACCCGTTTGTCGGAGACCGATTGGGCGGGTTGGCTCTCACCAAGTCTGGTCTCGCCGAACGCGACCGACTCGTCGCGACCAGTTGCCGGGAACACCAACTCCCGCTGGTCATCGCGATGGCCGGCGGATATGCGGACGATGTGCGAGACATCGTGGAAATTCAGGCAAGGACGATCCAGATCGCGGGGGAGGTCTACAATTGGGATGGGCGGGAGAAAGACGAGTGTGGTTCGTCATAG
- a CDS encoding ligase-associated DNA damage response exonuclease produces MTTTGKRLVELTPSGLYCEQGDFYVDPWRPVPRAVITHAHGDHARRGNGRYLTTFAGEKVLQTRMGSDAVIDCVEYGQQLDLNGVKLSLHPAGHVLGSAQIRIEFRGEVWVISGDYKIDPDLTCAAFEPVRCNTFISESTFGLPIYRWPAQQDVFADINEWWRRNKAEGRAAVIFGYAFGKAQRVLSGLDPSIGPIYCHGAVQRLNRDYRDSGIPLPETEYSGAATPKKDWAGAMIVAPPSAMGTPWLRKFGDVGTAFVSGWMLVRGTRRRRAVDRGFVLSDHADWPGLQTAIRATGAERVLVTHGQVPVMVKWLRESGLDAEPVQTQFEGEQEETPEDAALEAVEESAAQGGG; encoded by the coding sequence ATGACGACCACCGGCAAACGACTCGTCGAGCTGACGCCATCGGGGCTGTACTGCGAGCAGGGGGACTTCTATGTGGACCCCTGGCGACCGGTGCCGAGGGCGGTGATCACGCATGCGCATGGCGATCACGCGCGGCGGGGGAATGGCCGATATCTCACGACATTTGCCGGTGAAAAGGTGCTGCAAACCCGCATGGGGTCGGATGCGGTGATTGATTGCGTTGAATACGGCCAGCAGCTCGACTTGAACGGCGTCAAGCTCTCGCTGCACCCGGCCGGACATGTGCTGGGGTCCGCTCAGATCCGAATTGAATTTCGCGGCGAGGTGTGGGTGATCTCCGGCGACTACAAGATCGATCCGGACCTTACCTGTGCTGCGTTTGAACCGGTCCGCTGCAATACATTCATCAGCGAGTCGACGTTTGGGCTGCCGATTTATCGCTGGCCAGCGCAGCAGGACGTGTTCGCGGACATCAATGAGTGGTGGCGACGCAACAAGGCCGAAGGCCGCGCGGCGGTCATTTTTGGTTACGCCTTCGGGAAAGCACAACGGGTGCTGTCGGGGCTCGATCCGTCGATCGGACCGATTTACTGTCATGGGGCGGTTCAGCGCCTGAATCGTGACTATCGCGACAGCGGCATTCCTCTTCCAGAGACCGAGTACTCCGGTGCAGCCACGCCGAAGAAGGATTGGGCCGGAGCAATGATCGTCGCCCCGCCATCGGCGATGGGAACTCCCTGGCTGCGGAAGTTTGGCGATGTTGGTACGGCATTCGTCTCTGGCTGGATGCTCGTTCGCGGCACGCGACGTCGCCGGGCCGTCGACCGGGGATTCGTCCTCTCCGATCACGCTGACTGGCCGGGCCTGCAGACTGCGATTCGCGCCACGGGAGCGGAACGGGTGCTCGTGACCCACGGACAAGTTCCTGTGATGGTGAAATGGCTCCGGGAATCGGGGCTGGATGCGGAGCCGGTGCAGACGCAGTTTGAAGGGGAACAGGAAGAGACGCCGGAGGACGCGGCCCTCGAAGCGGTCGAAGAATCGGCAGCACAGGGAGGCGGCTGA
- a CDS encoding ATP-dependent DNA ligase: protein MQRFTALYTQLDETTKTNRKIAAMRDYFSGVDPADGAWAVYFLCGQKLKRLVLARNLRAWCAQTARIPDWLFDESYDAVGDLAETIALLLPSSQTSTDLPLHHWIESVLLPLAKLDESSQRERLMAAWPQLSTQSCYVLNKLVTGSFRVGVSQKLVVRALADAGNLPTATIAHRLMGSWQPTPEFFKQLLSPDAGETDISRPYPFCLAHALQADLSTLGNVRDWQVEWKWDGIRAQLIRRQGETFLWSRGEEMILDRFPELIEPARQLPDGTVLDGEVVGWRNDRVLPFADLQKRIGRKTVGKKLLADVPARLICFDLLEEGGIDLRERPLEERMARMQHVLQSPQFAERIVPADRLGQSFSDWPEVETLRTDSRELGVEGLMLKHRTSPYGIGRVTGLWWKWKVDPYNCDAVLVYAQRGHGRRASLYTDYTFAAWDDGQLVPFAKAYSGLTDAEIREVDRFVRKNTLEKFGPVRSVKPELVFELAFENIQASNRHKSGIAVRFPRIALWRKDKKPADADSLETLRGLLRSRQP from the coding sequence ATGCAGCGATTCACCGCTCTCTATACGCAACTCGACGAGACGACGAAGACGAACCGCAAGATCGCCGCGATGCGGGATTACTTCTCAGGCGTTGACCCGGCGGACGGCGCCTGGGCGGTTTACTTTCTCTGCGGGCAGAAGCTCAAGCGGCTGGTACTGGCGCGAAATCTTCGGGCGTGGTGCGCACAAACGGCCCGCATTCCAGACTGGCTGTTCGACGAATCGTATGACGCTGTCGGCGACCTCGCTGAGACGATTGCCTTGCTGCTGCCGTCGTCACAAACGAGCACCGATCTGCCGCTGCACCACTGGATCGAGAGCGTTCTGCTGCCCCTCGCCAAGCTCGACGAATCGTCGCAGCGTGAACGCCTGATGGCGGCCTGGCCGCAGTTGTCGACGCAATCGTGCTATGTGCTCAACAAACTGGTGACCGGCAGCTTTCGAGTCGGCGTGTCGCAGAAACTCGTCGTGCGGGCTTTGGCCGATGCCGGCAATCTGCCCACGGCGACCATCGCACACCGCCTGATGGGCAGCTGGCAGCCGACGCCGGAGTTCTTCAAACAATTGCTTTCGCCTGATGCCGGTGAGACGGACATTTCGCGGCCCTATCCATTCTGTTTAGCACATGCTCTCCAGGCAGACTTGTCGACGTTGGGGAACGTCCGCGACTGGCAAGTCGAATGGAAGTGGGACGGCATCCGCGCACAGCTCATTCGTCGACAGGGGGAAACATTCCTGTGGTCACGTGGCGAAGAGATGATCCTCGACCGGTTCCCTGAATTGATCGAACCAGCACGACAGCTTCCGGACGGCACGGTCCTGGATGGAGAAGTGGTCGGCTGGCGGAATGATCGGGTGCTGCCGTTTGCCGATCTGCAAAAGAGAATCGGCCGCAAAACAGTCGGCAAGAAACTGCTGGCGGATGTGCCGGCCCGGTTGATCTGCTTCGATCTGCTGGAGGAAGGGGGTATCGATCTGCGGGAGCGACCACTTGAAGAACGAATGGCCCGTATGCAGCACGTTCTCCAGTCGCCGCAATTCGCAGAACGGATTGTGCCTGCCGACCGGCTCGGTCAGTCCTTCTCCGACTGGCCTGAAGTCGAAACACTGCGAACCGACAGCCGTGAGCTTGGGGTCGAAGGACTCATGCTCAAACATCGCACGTCTCCGTACGGGATCGGTCGCGTGACGGGGCTGTGGTGGAAGTGGAAAGTCGATCCCTACAACTGTGACGCGGTGCTGGTGTATGCGCAGCGGGGCCATGGCCGACGAGCCAGTCTCTACACCGACTACACCTTCGCCGCGTGGGATGACGGCCAGCTTGTGCCGTTCGCCAAAGCCTACTCCGGACTTACCGATGCCGAGATCCGCGAAGTCGACCGGTTCGTTCGTAAGAATACGCTCGAAAAGTTCGGACCAGTGCGCTCGGTCAAACCGGAACTGGTGTTTGAACTCGCCTTCGAAAACATTCAGGCATCCAACCGCCATAAGTCGGGCATCGCGGTGCGGTTTCCAAGAATTGCATTGTGGCGAAAAGACAAAAAGCCTGCCGATGCCGATTCTCTAGAGACCTTGCGAGGACTGCTGCGGAGCCGCCAGCCATGA
- a CDS encoding ligase-associated DNA damage response DEXH box helicase, which translates to MKPALRRTTTTVQEFASAPSSRPVSQAAVKRAFSKVRDWFKAYGWKPFPFQTQAWQAYLQGDSGLLHATTGTGKTYAAWLGPVIEWLAENDSVGELPQRKLKRNDAPPLRVLWITPLRALSADTLQALLKPIDDLQIHWTLETRTGDTSSSARQRQRQRLPTVLITTPESLSLLLTRPEAREQFADLRMVVVDEWHELLATKRGVQTELALARLRHWTPGLRTWGLSATLGNLGTAMTTLVGHSIAQREPRLIQGLQRKQLVVDSIIPRSMERFPWSGHLGLRLLPEVIERIEGAASTLVFTNTRSQTEIWYQAILKKRPDWAGQIALHHGSIDQEARSWVEQSLRTHRLKCVVCTASLDLGVDFSPVDQVLQIGSPKGVARLLQRAGRSGHGPGRVSRVTCVPTNAFELIETAAARDAIKAGRIEAREPVANPVDVLVQHAVTIAVGGGFHRNDLLQEIRTAASYATLDEDTWDWVLDFITRGGAALSAYPNFHRVRQMGDWYVIDDQRIARQHRMSIGTITSDAALTVQFLKGPRLGTVEESFLAKLNPGDRFTFAGRLLELVSVRDMKVYVRKATGTETGQVPRWMGGRMPLSTELAEAVRAKLSDAAHHKFESPEMQAVQQVLELQQAWSHIPLPNQLLIEQVKSREGHHLYFYPFAGRLVHEGLAALLAWRLAQHAPLTFSLSANDYGFELLSHGAPPLVAALQQGLLSADHLADDIGKCLNAVEMGKRQFREIARIAGLVFDGFPGQRKTAKQLQASSGLLYDVFVNYDPANLLLAQAAREVLERQLERTRLAATLETLSRQEVVIQPCQRFTPLSFPLMVDRLRSRLSSEKIADRIARMQAALEKAADQELGTTPTSR; encoded by the coding sequence ATGAAGCCGGCCCTGCGTCGTACGACGACCACAGTTCAGGAGTTCGCAAGTGCACCGTCGTCGCGGCCCGTCAGTCAGGCGGCGGTGAAACGGGCATTCAGCAAGGTCCGGGACTGGTTCAAAGCCTACGGTTGGAAGCCGTTTCCCTTTCAAACGCAGGCCTGGCAGGCGTACCTGCAAGGCGACAGCGGACTGCTTCATGCCACAACCGGGACCGGAAAGACCTATGCCGCGTGGCTGGGGCCGGTGATCGAATGGCTGGCCGAAAATGACAGCGTGGGCGAACTGCCGCAGCGAAAGCTCAAACGCAATGACGCGCCGCCGTTACGAGTCCTCTGGATCACACCGCTCCGGGCATTGTCGGCGGATACGTTGCAGGCACTTTTGAAGCCGATTGATGATCTGCAAATTCACTGGACGCTCGAAACCCGAACCGGCGATACCTCTTCTTCGGCCAGACAACGTCAGCGGCAAAGACTGCCAACGGTTCTCATCACGACTCCGGAAAGCCTGTCACTCTTGTTGACTCGACCGGAGGCCCGCGAGCAGTTCGCCGACCTGCGAATGGTGGTCGTGGACGAGTGGCACGAATTGCTCGCCACGAAGCGAGGAGTTCAAACGGAACTCGCGCTTGCCCGACTGCGGCACTGGACGCCGGGCCTGCGCACCTGGGGTCTCTCGGCGACGCTCGGAAATCTTGGGACGGCGATGACGACGTTGGTCGGCCATTCGATAGCCCAGCGGGAACCGCGTCTCATCCAGGGTTTGCAACGGAAACAACTCGTTGTCGATTCGATCATACCACGTTCGATGGAGCGCTTCCCGTGGTCGGGACATCTTGGCTTGCGACTGTTGCCTGAAGTCATCGAGCGCATTGAAGGGGCCGCCTCGACGCTGGTGTTCACCAACACGCGCTCTCAGACCGAAATCTGGTATCAGGCGATCCTCAAGAAGCGTCCGGATTGGGCGGGGCAGATCGCATTGCATCACGGTTCGATTGACCAGGAAGCGCGAAGCTGGGTCGAACAGTCGTTGCGGACGCACCGCCTGAAGTGTGTCGTCTGCACGGCCAGTCTCGACCTCGGGGTCGACTTCAGTCCCGTCGATCAAGTACTGCAGATCGGCAGTCCCAAAGGAGTCGCGAGATTGCTGCAACGGGCGGGACGCAGCGGTCACGGCCCAGGCCGCGTGAGCCGCGTCACCTGTGTTCCGACAAATGCATTCGAACTTATCGAAACCGCCGCTGCCAGAGATGCCATTAAAGCCGGCCGGATTGAAGCCCGCGAGCCGGTGGCAAACCCTGTCGATGTCCTTGTGCAGCATGCGGTGACGATTGCGGTCGGCGGCGGCTTCCATCGAAATGATCTGCTGCAGGAAATTCGCACCGCCGCCAGCTACGCCACTCTCGATGAGGACACCTGGGATTGGGTGCTGGATTTCATCACACGCGGCGGCGCGGCGCTCTCTGCCTACCCCAACTTTCATCGCGTGCGGCAAATGGGGGACTGGTATGTCATCGACGACCAGCGGATCGCGCGGCAGCACCGCATGTCCATCGGCACGATCACCAGCGATGCCGCCCTCACCGTGCAGTTTCTCAAAGGCCCCCGTCTGGGAACGGTGGAAGAATCGTTTCTCGCCAAACTCAATCCCGGCGATCGTTTCACCTTTGCGGGTCGACTGCTCGAACTGGTGAGCGTGCGCGACATGAAGGTGTATGTCCGAAAAGCGACCGGAACCGAGACCGGTCAGGTGCCCCGCTGGATGGGAGGCCGCATGCCCCTTTCGACCGAGTTGGCCGAGGCGGTGCGAGCAAAGCTCTCTGACGCGGCGCACCACAAGTTCGAGAGTCCCGAGATGCAGGCCGTGCAACAAGTCCTCGAACTGCAACAAGCCTGGTCGCACATCCCGCTGCCGAATCAATTGCTCATCGAACAGGTCAAGTCCAGAGAAGGGCATCATCTGTACTTCTACCCCTTTGCCGGGCGGCTTGTGCATGAGGGCCTGGCGGCGCTGCTCGCCTGGCGACTGGCCCAGCATGCGCCACTGACGTTCAGCTTGTCGGCAAACGACTATGGTTTTGAACTGCTCTCACATGGGGCGCCGCCGCTCGTCGCTGCCTTACAGCAGGGATTGTTGAGTGCAGACCACCTGGCCGACGATATCGGCAAGTGCCTGAACGCCGTCGAAATGGGGAAACGGCAGTTTCGTGAAATTGCCCGCATCGCAGGACTGGTCTTCGACGGGTTCCCCGGACAACGCAAGACGGCGAAACAACTGCAGGCGTCGTCGGGACTGCTCTATGATGTTTTTGTGAACTACGATCCTGCGAATCTGCTACTCGCACAGGCCGCACGCGAAGTACTGGAACGCCAGCTCGAACGAACGCGACTCGCCGCGACGTTAGAAACACTCTCGCGGCAGGAGGTGGTTATTCAACCGTGCCAGCGATTCACTCCGCTCTCGTTCCCGCTGATGGTCGACCGGCTGCGCTCACGTCTTTCCTCAGAAAAAATCGCCGACCGCATTGCCAGAATGCAAGCAGCCCTCGAGAAAGCAGCCGATCAGGAACTGGGAACAACTCCGACAAGCCGTTGA
- the pdeM gene encoding ligase-associated DNA damage response endonuclease PdeM, whose amino-acid sequence MDSIVLTERSSTNHRQTVLIQLGGEELELLPDRAVWWPRCSTLFIADSHFGKAATFRAWSMPIPDSTAQDLERLDRLLDSTQASRLIVLGDLLHSRWGRCDQVFQEVTAWRERRAALDLVLVRGNHDRSAGRPPEEWRIESVDEPHADGPFQLRHHPHRSDVPTLAGHLHPKIRLQAAGDMLKLPCFVLDGQQLILPAFGGFIDHGNITRQPQQRIFATAEGVVCEV is encoded by the coding sequence ATGGACTCCATCGTGCTCACAGAACGATCCAGCACCAATCACCGGCAAACAGTTCTCATCCAGCTTGGAGGTGAGGAACTGGAATTGTTGCCAGATCGGGCGGTCTGGTGGCCGCGTTGTTCTACGCTGTTCATCGCGGATTCGCATTTTGGGAAGGCAGCGACGTTTCGAGCCTGGTCCATGCCGATCCCGGATTCCACGGCCCAGGATTTGGAACGGCTTGACCGCTTGCTCGACAGCACGCAGGCGTCGCGACTCATTGTCTTGGGCGACCTGCTGCATTCCCGCTGGGGCCGTTGCGATCAGGTGTTTCAAGAAGTGACCGCCTGGAGGGAACGGCGCGCGGCGCTCGACCTCGTACTCGTGCGCGGAAATCACGACCGTTCGGCCGGGAGGCCGCCTGAGGAGTGGCGAATCGAGTCTGTCGATGAGCCGCATGCAGACGGCCCGTTTCAATTACGGCATCATCCCCATCGATCCGATGTCCCGACTCTGGCAGGACACCTGCATCCGAAAATCCGTTTGCAGGCGGCCGGCGACATGCTCAAGCTCCCCTGTTTTGTGCTCGACGGGCAACAGTTGATCCTGCCGGCCTTCGGCGGATTCATCGACCACGGCAACATCACCCGCCAGCCGCAGCAGCGGATCTTCGCGACTGCAGAAGGCGTTGTTTGCGAAGTGTGA
- a CDS encoding DoxX family protein has product MMINAWLQSIGLLILRVSFGTMMLAGHGLDKLLHFGQKSGTFPDPLGISSIFSLGLATFAEFFCSILVILGLGTRFAAIPLVVTMLVAAVNHHAADEWKVKEPAVAYLVAFVVILITGSGPFGLDRFFRFRGQRKV; this is encoded by the coding sequence ATGATGATCAATGCCTGGCTGCAATCCATCGGTCTGCTGATTCTCAGAGTCTCGTTCGGCACGATGATGCTGGCAGGGCATGGCCTCGACAAGCTGCTGCACTTCGGGCAGAAGTCCGGCACGTTCCCCGATCCGCTGGGAATCAGCAGCATTTTCAGTCTCGGGCTGGCGACCTTTGCCGAATTCTTTTGCTCGATCCTCGTGATTCTGGGACTGGGAACCAGGTTCGCTGCAATTCCGCTCGTCGTCACCATGCTGGTTGCGGCAGTCAATCATCATGCCGCTGATGAATGGAAGGTGAAGGAACCTGCGGTCGCCTACCTGGTAGCGTTTGTCGTGATCCTCATCACCGGCAGCGGCCCGTTCGGCCTCGATCGCTTCTTCCGATTCCGCGGCCAGCGCAAGGTCTAG